Proteins found in one Nostoc sp. NIES-3756 genomic segment:
- a CDS encoding CmpA/NrtA family ABC transporter substrate-binding protein, which produces MMTFFNQISRRKFIVTAGVSASAVLLKGCLGNPPETTGGTQSAATAQPVANISPEQAPEVTTVKLGYIPIVEAAPLIIAKEKGFFAKYGMTGVELSKQASWGSARDNVEIGSAGGGIDGGQWQMPMPHLITEGLITKGNQKIPMYVLAQLITHGNGIAIASKHQGKGISLQLAGAKSLFSQLKSSPTPFTAAFTFPHVNQDLWIRYWLAAGGIDPDADVKLLTVPAAQTVANMKTGTMDAFSTGDPWPFRLVNDKIGFMAALTAEIWKNHPEEYFAMRADWVDKYPKATKAILKGIMEAQQWLDNFDNRKEAAQILAGRNYFNLNKPEILADPFAGKYDMGDGRTIDDKSMAAYYWKDEKGSVSYPYKSHDLWFITENVRWGFLPKDYIANGAAKAKELINKVNREDIWKEAAKEAGIAAADIPTSTSRGVEEFFDGAKFDPEKPEEYLKSLKIKKVSV; this is translated from the coding sequence GTGATGACATTTTTTAATCAAATTTCTCGCCGTAAGTTTATAGTTACAGCAGGAGTCTCGGCAAGTGCTGTGTTACTGAAAGGTTGCTTGGGAAATCCACCGGAAACTACTGGAGGAACACAATCTGCGGCAACTGCTCAACCTGTAGCTAATATTAGTCCAGAACAAGCACCAGAAGTTACTACAGTGAAGTTGGGTTATATCCCAATTGTGGAAGCTGCACCTCTAATTATTGCCAAAGAAAAAGGCTTTTTTGCTAAATATGGCATGACTGGAGTTGAGCTTTCTAAACAAGCTTCTTGGGGTTCTGCTAGAGATAACGTAGAAATTGGTTCTGCTGGTGGTGGGATTGATGGTGGTCAATGGCAAATGCCTATGCCACATTTAATTACCGAAGGTTTAATTACCAAAGGTAATCAAAAGATTCCTATGTATGTATTGGCGCAGTTAATTACACATGGAAATGGAATTGCGATCGCCAGCAAACACCAAGGTAAAGGTATCAGCTTACAATTAGCGGGAGCTAAGTCTTTATTTAGCCAACTCAAATCTTCACCCACACCCTTTACAGCCGCCTTTACCTTCCCCCACGTTAACCAAGATTTGTGGATTCGTTATTGGTTAGCCGCAGGTGGTATTGACCCAGATGCAGATGTGAAACTGCTAACCGTACCAGCAGCGCAAACTGTAGCTAACATGAAAACTGGGACAATGGATGCTTTCAGTACAGGCGACCCTTGGCCATTCCGTCTTGTTAATGATAAGATTGGCTTCATGGCTGCGTTGACCGCAGAGATATGGAAGAATCACCCAGAAGAATACTTTGCAATGCGGGCTGATTGGGTTGATAAATACCCCAAAGCCACCAAAGCAATACTTAAAGGTATCATGGAGGCACAACAGTGGTTAGATAATTTTGATAACCGCAAAGAAGCTGCACAAATTCTTGCTGGTAGAAATTATTTCAACCTCAATAAACCAGAAATTCTGGCAGACCCATTTGCAGGTAAATATGATATGGGTGATGGTCGCACAATTGATGATAAATCAATGGCGGCTTACTACTGGAAAGATGAAAAAGGTAGCGTTTCTTATCCCTACAAGAGCCATGATTTATGGTTCATAACTGAAAACGTGCGTTGGGGATTCTTGCCTAAAGATTACATCGCCAACGGTGCAGCTAAAGCAAAGGAATTAATCAATAAAGTCAATCGTGAAGATATCTGGAAAGAAGCAGCAAAAGAAGCGGGAATTGCTGCGGCGGATATTCCTACAAGCACATCTCGCGGTGTAGAAGAATTTTTTGATGGCGCTAAGTTTGACCCCGAAAAGCCAGAAGAATACTTGAAGAGCCTGAAAATCAAGAAAGTTAGTGTTTAA
- a CDS encoding AI-2E family transporter, producing the protein MNLGQWIGLIALVLSLYILWQIREVLLLMFAAVVLATTLNRLAKVFQRYGMKRGLAVVLAVAIFFGVVIGFFWLIVPPFAQQFNELTFRVPQGFERFNIWLDELRTRIPQQLVPFIPDINSLIQQVQPFINRVLGSSFAFVSGSLEVFVKVLLVLVLTGMLLANPIAYRKVFIRLFPSFYRRRVDGILDQCEVSLGGWVIGAIIAMAVVGLMSVVGLSILGVKAALALGVLAGFLNLIPNLGPTMSVVPAMAIALLDNPWKAVAVLILYFFIQQAESNFITPYVMAQQVSLLPAVTLISQLFFVTFFGFLGLFLALPLTVVAKIWVQEVLVKDVLDQWGHEHLNESEIVIVSHNSQSDDPWSDDKSNHESTDDAVSQED; encoded by the coding sequence GTGAACCTTGGTCAATGGATCGGCTTAATCGCTTTAGTTTTATCTCTATATATATTGTGGCAAATTCGGGAAGTACTTTTGCTAATGTTTGCCGCAGTTGTTTTAGCCACTACCTTAAATCGACTAGCAAAAGTCTTTCAGCGTTATGGGATGAAGCGAGGATTAGCTGTTGTCCTGGCTGTAGCTATCTTCTTTGGTGTTGTCATTGGTTTTTTCTGGCTAATAGTCCCACCTTTTGCCCAGCAGTTTAATGAACTTACCTTTCGAGTTCCCCAAGGATTTGAGCGTTTCAATATTTGGCTTGACGAACTCAGAACACGCATTCCTCAACAGTTAGTTCCTTTTATACCTGATATTAATAGTCTCATTCAACAAGTACAACCCTTTATCAATCGAGTTTTAGGCAGTTCTTTTGCCTTTGTCTCCGGCTCATTAGAAGTTTTTGTCAAAGTTTTATTAGTGTTAGTTTTAACAGGAATGTTACTAGCTAACCCCATAGCTTATCGCAAAGTATTTATCAGGCTATTCCCCTCCTTTTATCGCCGCCGAGTAGACGGAATTTTAGATCAGTGCGAAGTCTCTTTAGGAGGATGGGTCATAGGCGCTATCATTGCGATGGCTGTAGTTGGACTGATGAGTGTAGTTGGCTTATCAATCTTGGGTGTAAAAGCAGCCTTGGCTTTAGGAGTGTTAGCTGGATTTTTGAACCTGATACCCAATTTAGGCCCGACTATGAGTGTTGTCCCAGCAATGGCGATCGCACTTTTAGATAATCCTTGGAAAGCTGTTGCTGTACTAATTCTCTACTTCTTCATTCAACAGGCTGAAAGCAATTTCATTACACCTTATGTCATGGCACAACAAGTTTCGTTACTTCCAGCCGTGACATTAATTTCTCAATTATTTTTTGTCACCTTCTTCGGCTTTCTCGGATTATTCTTGGCGCTACCCTTAACTGTTGTTGCCAAAATTTGGGTACAAGAAGTATTAGTCAAAGATGTTTTAGATCAATGGGGACATGAACACCTAAATGAGTCTGAGATAGTCATAGTTTCTCACAATTCCCAAAGTGATGACCCTTGGTCAGATGATAAGTCAAATCATGAGTCAACTGATGATGCTGTATCTCAAGAAGATTAG
- a CDS encoding nitrate ABC transporter ATP-binding protein (This model describes the ATP binding subunits of ATP-binding cassette (ABC) transporters for nitrate transport, or for bicarbonate transport, in bacteria and archaea.), whose translation MQNRRLSVTERQERPSTVSRNGRPFLEIKDVSKVYPTKKGPFTVLDGVNLNVEKGEFICVIGHSGCGKSTLLNMVSGFNFPTSGQVLLEGEPITQPGPDRMVVFQNYALLPWRTAFENIYLAVNAVYPNKPEAEKRAIVRDHLAMVGLGDAMDKKPPQMSGGMRQRVSIARALAIRPKVLILDEPFGALDAITKEELQEELLKIWGDNRCTVLMITHDIDEALFLADKLVMMTNGPHAKIGEVLEIPFSRPRDRARIMEDPQYYKLRNYALDFLFNRFAHDDVG comes from the coding sequence ATGCAAAACCGCAGATTGAGTGTTACCGAAAGACAGGAAAGACCATCAACAGTTTCCCGCAATGGTAGACCTTTCCTAGAAATCAAAGACGTTAGCAAAGTCTACCCCACCAAAAAAGGCCCCTTCACCGTTCTTGATGGCGTTAACTTAAATGTAGAGAAAGGTGAATTTATCTGCGTCATTGGTCACTCCGGTTGTGGAAAATCGACGCTGTTGAATATGGTTTCGGGTTTTAACTTTCCCACATCTGGACAAGTGTTACTGGAAGGCGAACCCATCACCCAACCAGGCCCCGATAGAATGGTGGTGTTTCAAAACTACGCCTTGCTTCCTTGGCGGACTGCGTTTGAAAACATCTACCTAGCAGTAAATGCGGTTTACCCCAACAAACCAGAAGCAGAAAAACGGGCAATTGTGCGCGACCACTTGGCAATGGTAGGACTAGGTGATGCGATGGACAAAAAACCCCCACAAATGTCTGGTGGTATGAGACAACGGGTGTCCATTGCTAGGGCTTTGGCAATTCGTCCCAAGGTACTAATTTTAGATGAACCTTTCGGCGCATTAGACGCAATCACCAAAGAAGAATTACAAGAAGAATTGTTGAAAATATGGGGTGATAATCGCTGCACAGTATTGATGATTACGCACGATATCGATGAGGCGTTGTTCCTAGCCGACAAATTGGTAATGATGACCAACGGCCCCCACGCCAAAATCGGAGAAGTATTGGAAATTCCTTTTTCTCGCCCACGCGATCGCGCCCGTATCATGGAAGATCCACAATACTATAAGCTGCGTAACTACGCCCTAGATTTCCTCTTCAACAGATTTGCCCATGATGATGTGGGATAA
- a CDS encoding protein adenylyltransferase SelO, with protein sequence MTLAETFNTKNHHNPLIALNYEPALQALGNDYYDEVTAAEFPQLTLRWRNDALLTKLGLDQQIVTDEDFITAFGLFQERKPLLALRYHGYQFGEYNPNLGDGRGFLYGQVRGTDGELYDFGTKGSGRTPYSRGGDGMLTLKGGVREVLAAEVLHQLGVRTSRCLTMIETGLGLWRGDEPSPTRSSVMVRMNKSHIRFGTFERLHYIQRPDLIQKLLDHVIEYYYQHLVDKSDKYALFYAELVKRVAELVAQWMAAGFCHAVLNTDNMSITGESFDYGPYAFIPTYNPYFTAAYFDYYGRYCYIHQPSICQWNLEMLQVPLRVVIDKADMEAGLAKFSEYCHAEYRSLMLKKLGFEQLNTPEADELLSLTIKFLQESQVGYHQFFYEMARTFSVKWRDEPGLMLSSSDIVPPSGTDNNFDNLCLLYHKILNDFDIEQMDVIARNLAYYNPKTALLRPVIEEVWEPIVQEDNWQPFYELVKTIQSRG encoded by the coding sequence ATGACCTTAGCGGAAACTTTCAATACCAAAAATCATCACAATCCTCTGATTGCCCTTAATTATGAACCAGCCTTGCAAGCTTTGGGTAATGACTACTACGATGAAGTGACAGCCGCCGAATTTCCCCAACTCACCCTACGCTGGCGTAATGACGCGCTGCTAACAAAGCTAGGGCTAGACCAGCAAATAGTCACAGATGAAGACTTCATCACAGCTTTTGGTCTATTTCAAGAACGTAAGCCTCTTTTAGCTTTACGTTATCACGGCTATCAATTTGGTGAGTATAACCCCAACTTAGGCGATGGTCGAGGCTTTTTATATGGGCAAGTGCGCGGGACTGATGGCGAATTGTACGATTTTGGCACAAAAGGTTCTGGCAGGACACCCTACTCTCGTGGCGGTGATGGTATGCTCACCCTCAAGGGTGGTGTACGGGAAGTTTTAGCCGCAGAAGTACTACATCAGCTAGGAGTCCGCACTTCTCGCTGTCTCACCATGATTGAAACTGGTTTAGGTTTGTGGCGGGGTGATGAACCTTCACCTACTCGTTCATCTGTTATGGTGCGGATGAATAAATCTCATATTCGCTTTGGCACTTTTGAACGCTTACATTATATTCAACGTCCAGATTTAATTCAAAAGCTCTTAGACCATGTAATTGAGTATTATTATCAGCACCTAGTTGATAAATCAGATAAGTACGCTTTATTTTATGCAGAGTTAGTTAAACGAGTAGCCGAACTGGTAGCCCAATGGATGGCAGCTGGTTTTTGCCATGCAGTCCTCAATACTGACAATATGTCAATTACTGGGGAAAGCTTTGATTATGGGCCTTATGCGTTTATTCCTACTTATAATCCTTACTTTACAGCCGCATATTTTGATTATTATGGGCGTTACTGTTATATTCATCAACCAAGTATCTGTCAGTGGAACTTGGAAATGCTGCAAGTACCATTAAGAGTAGTCATTGATAAAGCTGACATGGAAGCAGGGTTAGCTAAGTTTAGTGAATATTGCCATGCAGAATATCGCTCTTTAATGTTGAAGAAACTGGGTTTTGAGCAACTGAATACCCCAGAAGCCGATGAGCTTTTAAGTCTCACTATTAAATTCTTACAAGAGAGTCAAGTCGGCTACCATCAGTTCTTCTATGAGATGGCACGCACATTTTCTGTTAAATGGAGGGATGAACCTGGATTAATGTTAAGTAGCTCAGATATCGTTCCCCCATCAGGTACAGATAATAACTTTGATAATTTGTGTTTACTTTACCATAAGATTCTCAATGATTTTGACATAGAACAAATGGATGTAATTGCTCGAAATCTAGCTTATTACAATCCCAAAACTGCATTGTTAAGACCAGTAATTGAAGAAGTTTGGGAACCAATTGTTCAGGAAGATAATTGGCAGCCTTTTTATGAATTAGTTAAGACTATTCAATCTAGAGGCTAG
- a CDS encoding ABC transporter ATP-binding/substrate-binding protein (This model describes the ATP binding subunits of ATP-binding cassette (ABC) transporters for nitrate transport, or for bicarbonate transport, in bacteria and archaea.) — MSVFVAVDQIDKVFELTGGGKYIALKGIDLQIRKGEFVSLIGHSGCGKSTLLNMIAGLDLPSEGVVTLEGQRITRPGPDRMVVFQNYSLLPWRTVRENIALAVNSVMKGMPEGERKAVVEKHIDMVGLRPHADKQPGMLSGGQKQRVAIARALAIRPKLLLLDEPFGALDALTRGNLQEQLMQICEENEVTAVMVTHDVDEAVLLSDRIVMLTNGPESKIGDILEVDIPRPRKRMEVVEHPSYYSLRSEMIYFLNQQKRVKKIRARKTADVARHGLEKVNLEIGFLPLSACAPLAVAKEKGFFTKHGLDEVNLVRETSWRGIVDGISGGYLDAAQMPSGMPMWLTLGGHNNQPLPVVTALTMTRNGNAITLAKRFYDEGVRTLSDFKNYLLRTRDQRHTMGVVHPASMHNLLLRYWLAAGGIDPDMDVDMQTIPPAQMVADLQNKSIDGYCVGEPWNYRAAVEGVGFTIATDLEVWLGHPGKVLGVREDWAEKYPNTHIALTKALLEACEYCSRHENAEEVRRIVAGRDYVSTDLDYIQLEDPSNLSCDLDHPLRDYAHHQFFADSAINRPSRTEQIWIMSQLARWGDTPFPRNWVEVVERVCRVRVFSTAARELGLDITYTRQPIQLFDGTPFNADDPIAYLNSLQIKRDFSIAEVILDSPTRRVA; from the coding sequence ATGAGCGTATTTGTTGCAGTTGACCAAATTGATAAGGTTTTTGAATTAACTGGCGGTGGAAAATATATTGCCCTCAAGGGAATTGACTTACAAATCAGAAAAGGTGAGTTTGTTTCTTTGATTGGTCACTCCGGTTGCGGTAAGTCCACATTATTAAACATGATTGCAGGTTTGGATTTACCATCTGAAGGTGTGGTGACACTGGAAGGACAGAGAATTACCAGACCAGGGCCAGACCGGATGGTAGTATTCCAAAACTATTCCTTGTTGCCTTGGCGGACTGTAAGAGAAAACATCGCTCTGGCTGTAAACTCAGTGATGAAGGGAATGCCAGAAGGTGAACGCAAGGCAGTTGTTGAAAAACATATAGATATGGTGGGTTTACGTCCCCACGCCGATAAACAACCGGGGATGTTATCTGGGGGACAAAAACAACGGGTAGCGATCGCTCGCGCCTTGGCAATTCGTCCTAAACTACTACTATTAGATGAACCCTTTGGTGCGTTGGATGCCTTAACTAGAGGTAATCTGCAAGAACAGTTAATGCAAATCTGCGAAGAAAATGAAGTCACTGCGGTCATGGTGACTCACGACGTAGACGAAGCTGTACTGTTGTCTGACAGAATTGTCATGTTAACTAACGGCCCGGAATCAAAAATTGGTGATATTCTCGAAGTGGATATCCCCAGACCCCGCAAACGTATGGAAGTAGTAGAACACCCCAGCTACTACAGTTTGCGGAGTGAGATGATTTACTTCCTCAACCAACAAAAGCGGGTGAAGAAAATTCGCGCCCGGAAAACCGCAGATGTCGCTCGTCATGGGTTAGAAAAAGTTAACTTAGAAATTGGCTTTTTACCCTTGTCTGCTTGCGCCCCCTTAGCTGTTGCTAAAGAAAAAGGTTTCTTCACCAAGCATGGTTTAGATGAAGTCAACCTCGTGCGGGAAACTAGCTGGCGGGGTATCGTTGATGGTATCAGTGGCGGTTATCTTGATGCAGCCCAAATGCCTTCAGGGATGCCCATGTGGTTAACACTAGGCGGACACAACAACCAACCCCTACCTGTTGTCACCGCCTTAACCATGACCCGTAACGGTAACGCCATCACCTTGGCGAAACGTTTCTATGATGAAGGTGTGCGTACCTTATCGGACTTCAAAAACTACCTACTGCGTACCCGTGACCAACGCCACACAATGGGGGTAGTCCATCCTGCATCGATGCACAACTTACTGCTGCGTTACTGGTTAGCGGCTGGCGGTATCGACCCCGATATGGATGTGGATATGCAGACCATCCCCCCCGCGCAGATGGTAGCCGACCTGCAAAACAAGAGTATTGATGGTTATTGCGTGGGTGAACCTTGGAACTACCGCGCTGCGGTGGAAGGTGTAGGCTTTACCATTGCTACCGACTTGGAAGTGTGGTTAGGACATCCAGGAAAAGTTCTGGGTGTGCGGGAAGATTGGGCAGAGAAGTATCCTAATACTCACATTGCCTTAACTAAAGCATTGCTGGAAGCTTGTGAATATTGTTCCAGACATGAAAACGCCGAAGAAGTTAGAAGAATTGTGGCGGGTAGGGATTACGTCAGCACGGATTTAGATTACATTCAACTGGAAGACCCCAGTAACCTTAGCTGTGATTTAGACCACCCATTACGCGACTACGCCCACCACCAGTTTTTTGCCGACTCAGCCATTAACCGCCCCAGCCGTACCGAACAAATCTGGATTATGAGTCAGTTGGCACGTTGGGGTGATACCCCCTTCCCAAGAAACTGGGTGGAAGTTGTGGAAAGGGTTTGTCGTGTGCGCGTCTTCAGTACCGCCGCCAGAGAATTAGGTTTAGATATTACCTACACTCGCCAACCCATTCAGTTGTTTGACGGTACTCCTTTTAATGCTGACGACCCTATAGCCTATCTCAACAGTTTGCAAATTAAGCGTGATTTCTCCATTGCTGAAGTCATTCTCGACTCACCAACTAGAAGAGTTGCTTAA
- the ntrB gene encoding nitrate ABC transporter permease: MTLAQKRASNPRFDNSLLANLQKQFPNLVPPAIAIAIFLVIWQLFSWTPGATLPGPVQVIQDTWTLILYPFYDKGGTDKGLFWQILASLQRVAISYSFAAVVGIGLGILIGVNKTMSKALDPIFQLLRTVPPLAWVPISLAALRQNEPAALFVIFITAIWPILINTAVGVTQIPQDYNNVAKVLQLSRKEYFTNILIPAALPYIFTGLRIAIGLAWLAIIAAEIVMSGIVGIGFFIWDAYQNNNVSEVILALVYIGVVGLLLDKLMAWVQNKILPAEQK; the protein is encoded by the coding sequence ATGACTTTAGCCCAAAAAAGAGCAAGTAACCCTAGATTTGATAACAGTTTGTTAGCAAATCTCCAAAAACAATTTCCTAACCTAGTACCACCTGCGATCGCAATTGCAATTTTTCTAGTAATCTGGCAATTATTCTCCTGGACTCCGGGCGCTACACTACCAGGGCCAGTACAAGTAATTCAAGACACCTGGACTTTAATTCTCTACCCCTTCTACGATAAAGGTGGTACAGATAAAGGTCTATTTTGGCAAATTTTAGCCAGTCTCCAACGGGTAGCCATTAGCTACAGTTTCGCAGCAGTTGTGGGAATTGGATTGGGCATTTTAATCGGCGTTAATAAAACCATGTCCAAGGCTTTAGACCCCATCTTCCAACTACTGCGGACAGTACCTCCCTTGGCTTGGGTTCCTATTTCTTTGGCAGCCTTAAGACAAAACGAACCAGCAGCGTTATTCGTCATCTTCATCACTGCAATTTGGCCTATCTTAATTAACACAGCCGTCGGTGTAACTCAAATTCCTCAAGATTACAACAACGTTGCCAAAGTATTGCAACTCAGCCGCAAAGAATACTTTACCAACATTCTCATTCCCGCCGCTTTACCTTACATTTTCACTGGTTTGAGAATTGCAATCGGTTTGGCTTGGTTAGCGATTATTGCGGCAGAAATCGTTATGTCTGGTATCGTCGGGATTGGCTTCTTTATCTGGGATGCTTATCAAAATAACAACGTCAGCGAAGTAATTTTAGCTCTGGTATATATCGGCGTTGTGGGTCTACTCCTCGATAAATTGATGGCTTGGGTGCAAAACAAGATTTTACCAGCAGAACAAAAGTAG